The window CAATGGTTGAGCGACTTCGCCGCTACCCCCCTACCCCCGCGCCTGCGCATACGCCCAGTCGAGCCAGGGGCAGAGGGCGGCGAGGTCGTCGGCATCGATGGTCGGGCCGCACCAGATGCGCAGGCCCGGCGGGGCCTTGGGATAAGGCAGAATGTCCAGCGCCGCGCCCTCGCGCTCCAGACGCTGCGTCATACGCTTTGTGAGCGCGCGCAGGGCCTCGTCATCAAAGTCCGCCGTGCCGGGCCCGGCAAATTTCAGCGTGACGGAAGTGTTCGAGCGCAGGGCCGTGTCCTGCGCGACGAAATCGATCCAGGGCGTCTTCTCCACCCATGCCTCCAGCACGGCGAGATTGGCCTGTGAGCGCGCGATGAGGCCGGAAAGCCCGCCCTCCCTTGCCGCCCAGCGAAGCGCATCGAGAAAGTCTTCCGTTGCCAGCAATGAGGGCGTGTTGATGGTCGAGCCCTCGAACATGGCCGATTGCTCATTGGCGGCATCAAAGAGCGAGAAAATCCCCGGCACCGGCCATGCGGGCCGCCAGTCCCGCAAGCGCGCCCGCGCGCGCGGCGAGAGCACGATCATGCCGTGCTGCGCCTCTCCGCCAAGGCATTTCTGCCAGGAGAACGTCGTCACATCGAGCTTGTCCCACGGCAAATCCATCGCAAACGCCGCAGACGTGGCATCGCAGAAGGTAAGGCCTTCGCGCTTATCCGAAATCCAGTCCGCATGCGGCACTTTCAGGCCTGCAGCCGTGGCATTCCAGGTAAAGAGAATATCGCGCGCCGGATCAGCCTGTGAGAGGTCTGGCAGTGTCCCATAGGGCGCATGAAACACACGCAAATCCGGCAGTTTCAGCTCGTTTTGCGCATCTGTCAGCCAGCGATCACCGAACGCATCCCAGCTGAACACATCCGCGCCCCGCGCGCCCAGCATGCACCACATCGCCGCTTCGAACGCGCCCGTGTCCGAAGCCGGCGTGATGATGACGCGGTAATCGGCCGGGATTTCCAGGATCGCGCCTGCCCGCTCTATCGCTTCGCCCAGACGCTGCTTGGGAAGGCTCGCCCGGTGGCTGCGTCCCAGCGAGCCGGTGCCCAGCGCCGGCAATTCCCAGCCCGGACGCTTCCGTGTGGGGCCGCAGGAGAAACGCGGATCGGACGGGCGGATAGAGGGCTGGCTCGGCATGGGGCAAGTCCGTGCTGAAGGCATTGATCAATGGGCGCTGGCGTAGGACGCACATCCGCCCACGTCAAATGCTCAGTTTGCGGACGCGGCCAGATTCCGGTTGAAACCACTGCACAGCGAATCCACGCTGGGGTTAATGAACGGCCCGGCTTCACCCTGCAAACGACTGACCGCCGGTATTCTGACCGGCGCTGCCATGCTGTGTCTTGCCGCCTGCACGACCCTCACCGCTCCGCTGACGCCCGGTCTGGAGCCACGCCTTGCCCTGGCGGACGAGACCCGGCTGCAGGCCCGCATCCTCGCGCTGGCCGCGCCGCTCATCATCGCCAATGCACGCCATTGTCCCCAGAACCACCCCTATAGCGGCCTCATCACCACCCATATCGCCGACTGGCAGGCAGGCGAGCGCGATCATGTCCGGGCGGCGTATGGCGCAGATCCGCGGGCGGCGGTCTGGATCGTCGCCGAAGGCAGCCCGGCCGCCGGGGCAGGCCTGATGCCAGGCGATGTTCTGCTCAGCCTGAACGGTCGCTGGAGCGAGCCCAATGCCCGCTGGCATGATGATTTGCGCGCCCGCACCTTGCCCGACGCCCTGCGCCGGGGCGAAACGCATCTGCGCGTGCAGCGCGGGGATGAGGGCATCGAGCTGGTATTGATCCCGCAGCCCGCTTGCGCCGCGCAAGTCCGGCTTGTCAGCATTGATCTGGCAGGCGGGCGCCGGCAGGCCGTCTGGATGGCCGGCGATACGCTGTTCGTCGACCGGGCTTTCGCGGCGGTAACACCGGATGACAGGCTGCGCCAATACATGGCGCTGGTCCTCGCCCGGCATATTACCCGCCACCAGCCCCTGCCCGCGGTTCTGGAGCGCGCCCTGCAAGGCCCGGATATTGTCCGCTTTGCGCTTGGTGTTGATGCGATGGACCAGCTGACCAGGCGCGGGCCGGAGCATGCCGCGCCGCGCTGGCGCACCCCTTCAGAGGCGGAGATCGCTCTGGCCGGGCACCTGCTCGTGCAGGCGGAAACTCATGTCTCCCTGGTCAGTCCCGCCAGTCCGGCCAGCCCGGCCAGCCCGGCCGCCAGCGGGCCGGAGGGCGCCTCTGACACCGGCTCGCCGTCCAGTGGCCAGCCATGATGGACCGGCCCCGCGCCTGAGCCAAAGCCGGGCGCGCGCCGTATCGCCTCGTGCAGGTAATCGCCCGCCTGCTCCACGGCCTTGTCCAGCGGCGCGCCTTGCGCGACGAACGCCGCGATGCCGCTCGCCAGCGTACAGCCCGTGCCATGGGTATGGCGGGTCTTGATGCGCGGGCGAGAGAAAATGCGCATGCCATTACGCGTCACCAGCACATCGATCACCTGGGCCCCTTCCAGATGCCCGCCCTTGATGAGGGCCGCGCGCGCGCCAAGCTTCAAGAGCGCCTCGCCCGCCTCGCGCTGGCCATCCACATCTTCAACCTTGATGCCGGTAAGCGCCTCGGCTTCCGGCACGTTGGGCGTGATAAGCGTGGCCCGGCGGATCAACTTTGTTTTCAGGGCTTCAACTGCATCCTCGCCGATCAGGCGTGCGCCGGAGCTGGCCACCATCACCGGATCGACGATGAGCGGGATCAGCTCGGCGCCCGCCTCGTCCAGCGCGGCGATCACGGTCTCGATCACCTCTTTGCTGGCCAGCATGCCGGTCTTGATCGCGTCCGCGCCAATATCATCCAGCACCGCCGCGATCTGGCCTGAAATGATCTCCAGCGGCGCGCCGTGGACGGCGCTCACGCCCCTGGTGTTCTGCACGGTCAGCGCGGTAATCGCCGTCGCCGCATAGCCGCCAAGCGCCGTCACCGCCTTGATATCGGCCTGTATGCCCGCCCCGCCCGAACTGTCCGATCCGGCAATGATCAGCACGCGGCCCTTAGGCTCTGGCGGCAGGTCTGTCTCGGTGGTGCTCATGGCGGTCTCCTGAGGGCTGTGCCCTTCTTCTAGGAAAACGCGCCCGCCCCGTCACCTTTCCCTCGCAACAGCTTTCGATTGTGGCAGACTGCACACCTCGAACGAGGGGAGGTATTCATGCTCGCCATCATCGCGGCCCTGTCACTCATGCAGGCAGGGGAGGACATGATCACCCGCGACGAGCTGGCCGCCATCGCGGATTGCGCCTCACCAGCTGAGTGTCTGGAGCTGATCGAGAACAGCAGGCGCGGGTATGTCGATCCACCTGCCTTGTATCTCACTGCCCGGACGGCGCTTCGCCATTTCGGTATGGATGCGGTCACCGAACTGGATGCGTGGGCAGGCGAGGTCTACCGGAAGAGACGGATGGTCGACAACATCCTGTCTGGCTGGCCGAATACCGATACTGCCGAACTCGCACGCGTTGCGGAGCTCCTGTCGACTGACACCCTCCCGCAACTGCCGGCGCTGCCGCCAGCCGATGTGCCAGACGCATTGCTCCCCTATCTCGAGCGCCTGCCGACGAACACCCTCGCCCG is drawn from Glycocaulis alkaliphilus and contains these coding sequences:
- the thiD gene encoding bifunctional hydroxymethylpyrimidine kinase/phosphomethylpyrimidine kinase; translated protein: MSTTETDLPPEPKGRVLIIAGSDSSGGAGIQADIKAVTALGGYAATAITALTVQNTRGVSAVHGAPLEIISGQIAAVLDDIGADAIKTGMLASKEVIETVIAALDEAGAELIPLIVDPVMVASSGARLIGEDAVEALKTKLIRRATLITPNVPEAEALTGIKVEDVDGQREAGEALLKLGARAALIKGGHLEGAQVIDVLVTRNGMRIFSRPRIKTRHTHGTGCTLASGIAAFVAQGAPLDKAVEQAGDYLHEAIRRAPGFGSGAGPVHHGWPLDGEPVSEAPSGPLAAGLAGLAGLAGLTRET
- a CDS encoding phosphoserine transaminase — its product is MPSQPSIRPSDPRFSCGPTRKRPGWELPALGTGSLGRSHRASLPKQRLGEAIERAGAILEIPADYRVIITPASDTGAFEAAMWCMLGARGADVFSWDAFGDRWLTDAQNELKLPDLRVFHAPYGTLPDLSQADPARDILFTWNATAAGLKVPHADWISDKREGLTFCDATSAAFAMDLPWDKLDVTTFSWQKCLGGEAQHGMIVLSPRARARLRDWRPAWPVPGIFSLFDAANEQSAMFEGSTINTPSLLATEDFLDALRWAAREGGLSGLIARSQANLAVLEAWVEKTPWIDFVAQDTALRSNTSVTLKFAGPGTADFDDEALRALTKRMTQRLEREGAALDILPYPKAPPGLRIWCGPTIDADDLAALCPWLDWAYAQARG